Proteins from a genomic interval of Pseudodesulfovibrio nedwellii:
- a CDS encoding BCCT family transporter, whose amino-acid sequence MSKQKSPHTPLPMCPPDKGGVCTICFFGALSIILAACIPLLMYPEAGEKIINTMFQFVTVKMGWLYMLFGAGTFTLLMWFAFGPFSHKRLGDKIEYSTFSWIGMLFCAGVGAGIMFGGSIDWAYYAAYPMHGEPAGSLEAYEWGSAYGMFHWGPICWSIYAVLAVPIGYSYYVKRVPILNISQACTGLLGDKVNGWQGKIIDILFMTGLVAGSATALGLGIPIVAAAIASVAGIEHSFWLEFGTLLLVTSIFCVSASLGLKKGLSKLSDFNVMIAMALLLFVFIVGPTVFLTDMAITSLGLMYSKLITMATSMDPMDSVGFTKDWTVFYYAWFVAYAPFMSLFIAKISRGRTVREVVLGPVLIASLGCGCFYLVFGNFGLYLQLTGQLDVVSMVKTVKGATAIMAIADFIPMASLYKIVFAGVTAISMATTFDAVSFALAATTTLKLTPDEEPARWNRLFWAMSLGLVPTGIMLIDGPLSVLQTASIVVGLPVLGVVTIGVVAFLKEYRQTGWVEYDDAVCAPRDI is encoded by the coding sequence ATGTCCAAACAAAAAAGTCCGCATACCCCGCTTCCAATGTGTCCGCCTGACAAAGGTGGCGTCTGCACCATATGTTTCTTTGGCGCACTCTCCATTATTCTGGCCGCGTGCATCCCTCTTCTGATGTACCCCGAAGCCGGAGAAAAAATCATCAACACCATGTTTCAGTTCGTCACCGTGAAAATGGGATGGCTCTACATGCTGTTCGGAGCCGGTACTTTTACCCTGCTCATGTGGTTCGCCTTTGGCCCTTTCAGTCATAAACGACTCGGTGACAAAATTGAATATTCCACTTTTTCCTGGATAGGCATGCTTTTCTGTGCGGGCGTAGGCGCCGGCATCATGTTCGGTGGGTCCATTGACTGGGCCTACTATGCAGCCTACCCAATGCACGGCGAACCTGCCGGTTCACTCGAAGCCTACGAATGGGGCAGTGCGTACGGCATGTTTCACTGGGGACCAATCTGCTGGTCCATCTACGCGGTGTTAGCCGTGCCCATTGGCTATAGTTACTACGTCAAACGAGTTCCCATCCTGAACATTTCCCAGGCCTGTACAGGACTGCTCGGCGACAAGGTCAACGGCTGGCAAGGCAAAATCATCGACATCCTTTTCATGACCGGACTTGTAGCCGGCTCAGCCACAGCCCTTGGACTGGGTATTCCCATCGTGGCCGCAGCTATTGCCTCCGTTGCCGGTATTGAACATTCCTTCTGGTTGGAATTCGGCACCTTGCTTCTCGTCACTTCCATCTTCTGTGTATCAGCCAGCCTCGGCCTGAAAAAAGGACTGAGTAAACTTTCAGATTTCAACGTCATGATAGCCATGGCGCTTCTTCTGTTCGTTTTCATCGTCGGGCCCACGGTCTTTTTGACCGACATGGCCATCACATCGCTGGGCCTCATGTATTCAAAGCTCATCACCATGGCCACGTCGATGGACCCTATGGATTCCGTAGGATTTACCAAGGACTGGACCGTTTTCTATTACGCTTGGTTCGTGGCATACGCCCCGTTCATGTCCCTGTTCATTGCCAAAATCTCTCGTGGTCGCACAGTCCGCGAAGTAGTGCTTGGTCCGGTCCTCATTGCTTCATTGGGATGTGGCTGTTTTTATCTCGTCTTCGGCAACTTCGGTCTGTACCTCCAGCTTACCGGCCAACTTGATGTGGTGAGTATGGTTAAGACCGTCAAAGGCGCGACAGCCATCATGGCCATCGCGGACTTTATTCCCATGGCTTCACTCTATAAAATTGTCTTCGCCGGGGTCACCGCCATCTCCATGGCTACCACCTTTGACGCAGTTTCATTCGCTCTGGCCGCCACGACCACGCTCAAACTCACTCCCGATGAAGAACCTGCACGCTGGAACCGCCTGTTCTGGGCCATGTCTCTAGGCTTGGTCCCCACAGGGATTATGCTCATCGACGGGCCATTGTCCGTCCTGCAAACAGCTTCAATTGTAGTGGGGCTGCCCGTACTTGGCGTCGTCACCATCGGAGTTGTCGCATTCCTCAAGGAATACCGGCAAACCGGCTGGGTGGAATACGACGACGCTGTATGCGCTCCGCGCGATATATAA
- a CDS encoding FAD binding domain-containing protein produces MKRFNHFDATSVEEAVSLLNGSEGPAYVMGGGSDLMGCLKDNLWMEAPERIINLKTIPGLKEIRVEDDGLHIGALVTLTEVAESDMVKEQWPGLAEAARRTASPLLRNMGTIAGNICQENRCWYYRYPDKIGGRIDCVRKGGKRCLAVPGDHRFHSIFGAVNKCIAVNPSDTAPAFIALNATVKTTKHEIAIDDFFSAEMGAQSTILDRDEIITEIVVPLPEAGPTSAFRKIAYRKSIDFALVNCAASVSVVDGKVTSARICLNGVHNNPRRCEASEELLIGKELTEELAQEAGKAAVAEAKPLLQNGFKVQMAQTIVGDTLMDCLK; encoded by the coding sequence ATGAAACGTTTCAATCATTTTGACGCCACCTCTGTTGAAGAGGCGGTTTCTCTCTTAAACGGTAGTGAAGGCCCGGCCTACGTCATGGGCGGAGGCAGCGACCTCATGGGTTGCCTCAAGGACAACCTCTGGATGGAGGCCCCCGAACGGATCATCAACCTCAAGACCATCCCCGGTCTCAAGGAAATCCGCGTAGAAGATGACGGCCTGCACATCGGTGCACTCGTCACCCTAACTGAAGTCGCTGAATCCGACATGGTCAAGGAACAGTGGCCCGGACTGGCCGAAGCGGCTCGCCGCACAGCATCTCCGCTGTTGCGCAACATGGGCACTATCGCCGGTAACATCTGTCAGGAAAACCGCTGCTGGTACTACCGTTACCCCGACAAAATTGGCGGTCGCATCGACTGCGTACGCAAAGGCGGCAAACGTTGTCTGGCCGTACCCGGCGACCACCGTTTCCACTCCATCTTCGGTGCAGTCAACAAATGCATCGCGGTGAATCCCAGCGACACGGCCCCTGCCTTCATCGCTCTGAACGCTACAGTCAAGACAACCAAACACGAAATCGCCATTGACGACTTCTTCTCCGCCGAAATGGGAGCACAGTCCACAATTCTGGATCGGGATGAAATAATCACTGAAATCGTGGTTCCGTTGCCGGAAGCCGGTCCGACCAGTGCTTTCCGCAAAATTGCCTACCGCAAATCCATCGACTTCGCCCTGGTCAACTGCGCTGCATCTGTCAGCGTGGTCGACGGCAAAGTCACCAGTGCTCGCATCTGCCTCAACGGAGTGCATAACAACCCGCGCCGTTGTGAAGCTTCGGAAGAACTGCTCATCGGCAAGGAGCTGACTGAAGAACTGGCTCAGGAAGCCGGCAAGGCCGCTGTTGCCGAAGCCAAGCCCCTGCTCCAGAACGGATTCAAGGTACAAATGGCACAGACCATCGTGGGTGATACCCTGATGGACTGCCTCAAGTAA
- a CDS encoding nucleotidyltransferase family protein: MPHQLANVSGVILAAGQASRMGRDKLSLPFRGLPILQHVVNAARNSTLRDVTVVLPKGSELRRTVDLSGCNVVTSVHRDMGQAESLKTGLRSVIDTADGCMALLGDQPLITASAIDMLVGAFTQQPECWVAPVQEGMRGNPITIPSTWFPKVFELEGDTGARPLLGSPGLTLRLVRIHEVGPFIDVDTEEQYQRLLTNYGQKTA; encoded by the coding sequence ATGCCCCACCAACTCGCCAACGTCTCCGGTGTCATTCTTGCCGCCGGCCAAGCCTCCCGAATGGGTAGGGACAAATTGTCCCTGCCCTTCCGGGGACTCCCCATATTGCAACATGTGGTGAACGCCGCACGCAACTCCACCCTGCGCGACGTGACCGTGGTTCTGCCCAAGGGGTCTGAACTGCGACGCACAGTGGACCTCTCTGGTTGCAACGTCGTCACCAGTGTTCATCGTGACATGGGCCAGGCCGAGTCTCTCAAGACCGGTCTGCGCTCAGTCATAGACACTGCCGACGGGTGTATGGCCCTCTTAGGAGATCAACCACTTATTACAGCCTCGGCCATCGACATGCTTGTGGGTGCATTCACCCAACAACCCGAGTGTTGGGTCGCTCCAGTGCAAGAAGGTATGCGCGGCAACCCCATCACCATACCGTCTACATGGTTCCCCAAAGTCTTTGAACTGGAAGGCGACACAGGTGCTCGTCCGCTGCTCGGCTCTCCGGGACTGACTTTGCGCCTGGTTCGAATCCACGAGGTCGGACCTTTCATTGATGTGGATACCGAAGAACAATATCAACGACTTCTTACCAACTACGGCCAAAAGACCGCTTAG
- the yqeB gene encoding selenium-dependent molybdenum cofactor biosynthesis protein YqeB: MSAIQTPTITIRGAGDLATGVALRLYQAGLTRLLLLETANPLAVRRTVAFSEAIYHGEMTVEGIKAARISSPDLTEKAWSNGTIPVLVDPEASSLGQVKPDVLVDAILAKRNIGTTMDQAPLVIGLGPGFTAGQDVHRVVETKRGHHLGRVITEGPAAANTGVPGVIDGFSIERVYWAEHEGTFTTPYDIGQLVKKGDIIGSVDDTPVVAALSGVIRGLLRNNTPVVKRTKLGDVDPRGTISYCGETSDKALSIGGGVLETICAQLFL; this comes from the coding sequence ATGAGTGCCATTCAAACCCCAACAATCACCATTCGCGGCGCAGGCGACCTTGCTACAGGCGTTGCCTTGCGACTCTATCAGGCCGGGCTGACCCGACTCCTGCTTTTGGAAACGGCCAACCCCCTCGCCGTACGCCGAACCGTGGCTTTTTCCGAAGCCATATACCACGGTGAAATGACCGTTGAGGGGATCAAAGCCGCACGAATTTCTTCTCCTGATCTCACTGAAAAAGCATGGAGCAACGGCACAATTCCCGTTCTCGTTGACCCGGAAGCCTCCTCTCTGGGTCAGGTAAAACCTGACGTACTGGTGGATGCCATCCTTGCCAAACGCAACATCGGGACAACTATGGATCAAGCTCCGCTGGTCATCGGTCTCGGACCGGGATTCACGGCCGGTCAAGACGTACACAGAGTCGTTGAGACCAAGCGCGGTCATCACCTAGGACGCGTCATCACCGAAGGGCCTGCGGCCGCGAACACAGGTGTCCCCGGTGTGATTGACGGCTTTTCCATAGAGCGCGTTTATTGGGCCGAACACGAAGGTACTTTCACAACCCCCTATGACATCGGCCAACTGGTCAAAAAAGGCGATATCATCGGTTCTGTCGACGACACCCCGGTTGTTGCAGCCTTATCCGGCGTTATTCGAGGTCTGCTCAGAAACAACACTCCGGTCGTCAAACGCACCAAACTTGGAGACGTGGACCCCAGAGGAACCATCTCCTACTGCGGTGAAACATCGGACAAGGCTTTGTCCATCGGCGGCGGCGTTCTCGAAACCATCTGCGCACAACTTTTCCTCTAA
- the yqeC gene encoding selenium cofactor biosynthesis protein YqeC produces MNGTVTLSASAALTSPEHRLITVIGAGGKTSLLHWIAKSRISAGQRVVITTTTKIFPLHDVDTILMTDGPDFLNRLRQALIKSPCVIAAKRFDKKTGKIIGLDPESVDALHYSEIADAILVEADGAARKPLKAPADHEPVIPVASDICVGIMGLDAVDQPFSEDIVHRSDIFAKITGISFGEAITPTHMIKAATAANGLFKGCPQNCERIVLLNKMDIPSGKAQVAEFTAKLNGSATASTLSWFAGSCRQHCLHHINYQSVMSCAKNNHLEFSSQF; encoded by the coding sequence ATGAACGGGACCGTAACCCTAAGCGCTAGTGCCGCACTCACCTCGCCGGAACACCGGCTTATCACCGTCATTGGAGCGGGAGGGAAGACCTCTCTCCTCCACTGGATAGCCAAAAGCAGAATTTCTGCAGGGCAACGGGTGGTCATAACAACGACCACCAAAATCTTCCCGCTCCATGACGTAGATACCATCCTGATGACAGATGGCCCGGATTTTTTGAATCGACTGCGGCAAGCATTGATAAAAAGCCCTTGCGTAATCGCAGCCAAAAGATTTGACAAAAAAACCGGAAAAATCATCGGGTTAGACCCTGAAAGCGTTGATGCTCTTCACTATTCGGAAATTGCAGACGCCATCCTCGTTGAAGCCGACGGCGCAGCCAGAAAACCACTCAAGGCACCGGCAGATCACGAACCAGTCATCCCGGTTGCATCTGATATCTGTGTCGGTATCATGGGACTCGATGCTGTGGACCAGCCCTTTTCCGAAGACATTGTTCATCGATCCGATATTTTTGCTAAAATCACCGGAATTTCTTTTGGAGAAGCAATCACTCCGACCCACATGATAAAAGCAGCGACGGCAGCTAACGGACTGTTTAAAGGCTGTCCTCAAAACTGTGAACGCATCGTACTACTCAACAAAATGGATATTCCCAGCGGAAAAGCACAGGTTGCAGAATTTACTGCCAAATTAAACGGAAGTGCCACAGCGTCGACTCTTTCATGGTTTGCAGGCAGTTGTCGTCAACATTGCTTGCACCACATCAATTATCAAAGCGTGATGTCCTGCGCTAAAAATAACCATCTTGAATTTTCATCTCAGTTCTGA